Proteins from one Malassezia vespertilionis chromosome 2, complete sequence genomic window:
- a CDS encoding uncharacterized protein (TransMembrane:1 (i57-75o)), which produces MFRQTASAMRPALYARAVAPSARVLLGCAARAPVRYYTAPQGKPQGAQAMRGLKSDGPWAITSLIVFGALFVYVLRPGLVDGGHDDHSHKEGEHKEELDDAAESKGEEEPQEDDEKDGAKDDAKESKDDEKSDEKEESKDEAKESSDDKSDDKSDEKEGSKDEAKESSDDKSDDKSGEKEGSKDDAKESKGDDKSDD; this is translated from the coding sequence ATGTTCCGTCAGACTGCAAGCGCTATGCGCCCCGCACTTTATGCGCGTGCGGTTGCGCCTTCTGCACGGGTGCTGCTGGgatgtgccgcgcgtgctccTGTGCGCTACTACACGGCACCTCAGGGAAAGccacaaggcgcgcaagccatGCGTGGTTTGAAGAGCGATGGGCCATGGGCAATCACCTCCCTGATTGTGTTTGGCGCTTTGTTTGTATACGTGCTGCGTCCTGGTCTTGTTGACGGTGGCCACGATGATCATAGCCACAAGGAGGGAGAGCACAAggaggagctcgacgatgcagcCGAGTCCAAGGGCGAGGAAGAGCCACAGGAGGATGACGAGAAGGACGGTGCTAAGGACGACGCTAAGGAGTCTAAGGACGATGAGAAGTCCGACGAAAAGGAGGAGTCCAAGGACGAGGCTAAGGAGTCCAGTGACGACAAGTCCGATGACAAGTCCGATGAAAAGGAAGGGTCCAAGGACGAGGCTAAGGAGTCCAGTGACGACAAGTCCGATGACAAGTCCGGCGAAAAGGAAGGGTCCAAGGATGATGCGAAAGAGTCCAAGGGCGACGACAAATCTGATGACTAG
- the CDC10 gene encoding cell division control protein (COG:D; COG:T; COG:Z; EggNog:ENOG503NUHB), whose product MTTNEPLLTPLNGYVGFDTLTKQFEAKMLRRGFQFNLMVVGQTGLGKSTMVNTLFSSDMLASRGRDDPSDPVPQTTTINSSSHVIVENNVKLRLNIIDTPGYGDLMNNEHCWEPIVKYIKDQYSIYLRKELTAVRDRHIPDTRVHAVLFFINPSGHSLRPIDIQVLKKLGDITNVIPVIAKADSMTIPERDSFKKRIRASLQTNNIRVYPFDHDDYNDDEREANSVVQALLPFAIVGASNIYEVDGRLIRGRQTGAGLINIEDKSMCEFTHLRDYLLRSNLHDLIDTTAYTYYESFRSKQLLALKESSAKQQAQAQAAAAAQQQYSASHAQYA is encoded by the coding sequence ATGACTACCAACGAGCCCTTGCTTACGCCGCTTAACGGCTACGTTGGGTTTGACACCCTTACAAAGCAGTTTGAGGCcaagatgctgcgccgtggttTCCAGTTCAACCTCATGGTTGTCGGACAAACCGGACTTGGCAAAAGCACCATGGTCAACACGCTCTTTTCCTCCGACATGCTCGCTAGCCGGGGCCGTGATGACCCTTCTGACCCCGTCCCGCAAACGACTACGATCAACTCGTCTTCACACGTGATTGTCGAAAACAACGTCAAGCTGCGGCTCAACATTATCGACACGCCTGGATACGGCGACTTGATGAACAACGAGCACTGCTGGGAGCCGATCGTCAAGTATATCAAAGACCAATACAGTATTTatttgcgcaaagagctgACTGCTGTGCGCGACCGCCACATCCCCGACACGCGTGTACACGCCGTGCTCTTTTTCATCAACCCATCCGGCCATTCGCTGCGCCCCATCGACATCCAGGTGTTGAAAAAGCTGGGCGACATTACGAATGTGATCCCTGTCATTGCTAAGGCAGACTCGATGACAATCCCTGAGCGTGATTCGTTCAAGAAGCGTATCCGTGCCTCGCTGCAAACCAACAACATCCGCGTCTACCCGTTTGACCACGACGACTACAACGACGACGAGAGGGAGGCCAACAGCGTGGTCCAGGCGCTCCTTCCGTTCGCCATTGTGGGTGCATCGAACATCTACGAAGTGGACGGTAGGCTGATTCGTGGCCGCCAGACGGGTGCTGGTCTGATCAACATCGAGGACAAGAGCATGTGCGAGTTTACCCATCTGCGCGATtatttgctgcgcagcaaccTCCACGACCTGATCGACACGACTGCCTACACCTACTACGAGTCGTTCCGTTCGAAGCAGCTACTTGCACTCAAGGAGAGCAGTGCGAAGcagcaggcacaggcacaggccgcagccgcagcgcagcagcagtacagcgcatcgcacgcgcagtaCGCCTAA
- a CDS encoding uncharacterized protein (COG:U; EggNog:ENOG503P1SB; TransMembrane:4 (i132-154o160-180i192-211o231-250i)) yields MSAQSNPFDDPSVRNAMHGGSGADDLETAPFDTDSLKMDMPYDAPLEEDDEEDAMYPTSTHSTAPATAIRLEELQRREQELENRERELDSRSEHIRRYGRNNWPPFYPIVYHDISAEIPPDSQPVMINIYRLWLLFAVTMAWNIPANVLIWLNFGYLSSLITSIVYFCVIVPLSFFLWYRPVYNGLMKEHSLFYYIYFVFGGFHLLFSLYACIGAKSTGCAGILAMSDAFYNHHFVTAALSLVASIGFLIQTLGNAWYYHVIWQHNHEQGHNFAQAKAELASHGAMAYFLRGVM; encoded by the coding sequence ATGTCTGCGCAATCGAATCCGTTTGACGACCCCAGTGTGCGGAATGCAATGCACGGCGGCAGCGGTGCGGATGACCTCGAGACTGCGCCGTTCGACACGGACTCACTAAAGATGGATATGCCgtacgatgcgccgctcgaggaggacgaTGAGGAGGACGCCATGTATCCGACCAGTACGCACAGCACTGCCCCTGCGACGGCGATACGTTTGGAAGAGCTGCAACGACGTGAGCAGGAGCTGGAGAACCgggagcgcgagctcgactCGCGCTCGGAGCATATACGCAGATACGGACGCAACAACTGGCCCCCGTTTTATCCCATCGTATACCATGACATCTCTGCGGAAATCCCGCCAGATTCGCAGCCCGTCATGATCAACATTTATCGCCTCTGGCTTCTCTTTGCCGTGACGATGGCGTGGAATATTCCTGCAAACGTGCTCATCTGGCTTAATTTTGGCTACCTGAGCAGCCTGATCACGAGCATTGTATATTTCTGCGTGATTGTCCCGCTGAGCTTTTTTTTGTGGTACCGACCCGTGTACAACGGTCTGATGAAGGAGCACTCGCTGTTCTACTACATTTACTTTGTCTTTGGCGGCTTCCATCTTTTGTTCTCTTTGTACGCATGCATCGGCGCCAAGTCCACCGGGTGTGCTGGCATTCTCGCCATGTCTGACGCCTTTTACAACCATCATTTCGTCACAGCCGCATTGTCCTTGGTCGCCAGCATTGGGTTTCTGATACAGACCCTTGGAAATGCGTGGTACTACCACGTCATCTGGCAGCACAACCACGAACAGGGACACAACTTTGCGCAGGCCAAAGCCGAGCTGGCCTCACACGGCGCAATGGCCTACTTTCTGCGCGGTGTTATGTAG
- a CDS encoding uncharacterized protein (COG:B; COG:K; EggNog:ENOG503Q3ST) gives MDEVRKSMRRSAASTEPVPDAEQISNMAHQVLTALFAERSADGTSLAEPFAKLPSKKLYPAYYIVIKRPLSLTEVRNKSKHHDYTTFADFRQDLELICNNAKRFNERDSEIYAQARALHNAIKDTCAHVYDEWLRTELGPRESGKKRRHDAVSAESTAHQEPRPHKITLRTRAADPEQKEQAAPQSPGKQAEASALPTARPVPAYVSPIVPAPITASYISEPRRRGAPRGKRLKAMLRWAVTSLTSLRGKDDRAYAEMFMELPSRQDYPDYYQFIQQPLSFAEIEQKLDQKEYINPHALVSDLQLMLNNAQFYNEEHSTVWEDAQKLRMHLSSVVIPTLLAEGFTLDPHDHRQAALPPGTPGAVPPPSPNAVPSPTPAPSAVRASPEVPKLAASLYTRPLVRVAQPTYAPPIPTPVLPPPPRTTVQQVVDLLEKREWPPHPATFTAPRDAMAMRDDAEPASSPFEHVHMRLSNDCEVGIALGPCAMPQTVRLPASTTHAAVQLVTMEPRPYVQVSMNKQRVEGAWLDDSPTYALHLALHEGVQTLEAQWTDDAQSTGTLRIYLQT, from the coding sequence ATGGACGAGGTCCGCAAAagcatgcggcgctccgccgcgTCTACGGAGCCCGTCCCCGACGCAGAGCAGATATCAAATATGGCGCACCAGGTCCTCACGGCActctttgccgagcgcagcgcagacgGCACGTCGCTCGCAGAGCCGTTTGCAAAACTACCAAGCAAGAAACTGTACCCCGCGTACTACATCGTAATCAAGCGCCCTCTGTCGTTGACGGAAGTGCGCAACAAGAGCAAGCACCATGATTATACCACGTTCGCAGATTTTCGGCAGGATCTGGAATTGATATGCAACAACGCAAAGCGCTTCAACGAGCGGGACAGCGAGATTtacgcacaagcgcgcgcattgcacaaTGCGATCAAGGATACATGCGCACATGTCTATGACGAATGGCTGCGTACGGAGCTTGGTCCCAGAGAGAGCGGGAAAAAGCGGCGACACGACGCGGTGTCTGCGGAGAGCACTGCGCACCAAGAGCCGCGCCCACACAAAAttacgctgcgcacgcgtgcTGCCGACCCAGAGCAGAAggagcaagctgcgcccCAGAGCCCCGGCAAGCAGGCGGAGGCGTCTGCGCTGCCCACAGCGCGTCCTGTGCCCGCATACGTAAGCCCCATCGTCCCCGCACCGATCACGGCGTCCTACATCAGCGAGCCGCGCCGACGTGGCGCCCCCCGTGGAAAACGGCTCAAGGCGATGCTTCGCTGGGCGGTGACGAGTTtgacgagcttgcgcggTAAAGACGATAGGGCGTACGCGGAGATGTTTATGGAGCTGCCTTCGCGCCAGGACTACCCCGACTACTACCAGTTTATCCAGCAGCCGCTGAGCTTTGCCGAGATCGAGCAGAAACTCGACCAGAAAGAGTACATTAACCCCCATGCTCTGGTCAGCGACTTGCAGCTCATGCTGAACAATGCGCAATTCTACAATGAGGAGCACTCGACTGTGTGGGAAGACGCGCaaaagctgcgcatgcaTTTGAGCAGCGTAGTCATCCCGACCCTCCTTGCCGAGGGATTCACCCTCGATCCACACGACCACCGccaggcggcgctgccgcccgGAACGCCAGGCGCGGTGCCTCCCCCGTCCCCAAACGCAGTGCCATCGCCCacgcccgcgccgagcgctgtgcgcgcgagcCCAGAGGTGCCAAAGTTAGCCGCATCCTTGTATACGCGCCCCCTCGTGCGTGTTGCCCAGCCGACATACGCACCGCCCATTCCTACGCCCGTGTTgcctccgccgccgcgcacgacggTGCAGCAAGTCGTCGACCTGCTGGAGAAACGCGAATGGCCGCCGCACCCTGCGACATtcacagcgccgcgcgatgccatggcgatgcgcgacgatgcagagccTGCATCGTCGCCGTTCGAACATGTGCATATGCGCTTGTCGAACGACTGCGAAGTGGGAATCGCGCTGGGGCCATGCGCAATGCCGCAGACGGTGCGACTCCCTGCAAGCACGACGCATGCGGCAGTGCAGCTCGTCACGATGGAGCCGCGGCCGTATGTGCAAGTATCCATGAATAAACAGCGTGTGGAAGGTGCATGGCTCGATGATTCACCGACGTATGCACTGCATCTAGCACTGCATGAAGGGGTGCAAacgctcgaggcgcagtGGACAGACGATGCACAAAGCACGGGCACGCTGCGTATATACCTGCAAACGTAG
- a CDS encoding uncharacterized protein (EggNog:ENOG503Q51G; COG:I), whose protein sequence is MARVVERANDAHTPMDGACERRALLSALPAPPEHVEAMLHAIDDPWWVAAATLAAVRAARTTWKARDAVRILSHVAERTAAFDDEIKDVLRKDATVRGVDAWLAAEPTRLPRTLLRRQLWLMQWLLCIPIAREKSAYIDADMASLAGTPLLTHAQNLCLAGNARALRALLGAHVCVARALFPHRFSLLHALLTAGGVWAHELAALRLLPGTRMPVEDCESGAWMDGIAVGATSRMGGAASWVEHPAVVEALSVKGLAAMPPPPPPPPSALSAWYAAVISELESTWGLVDRALSLAHAGVRLSLVSLKGAASELQFLDMLVYGTPSTTRWSIDRLHGAHAQDIMVVIAKQPMAAAHVVGVLREAVAPFLRTGTYADPVQFHNEPDIAIPMLLALLDSAPAVSFSRVLEILAAALETDWVASADARARLALAVLGACPAADAASYEAMHAVGRAVAADAESDTLAAVLEHILEHDAPGVRALWTDLAPASDAAIRKTLAMAARLVALGRALLAHGFARAPRYYAGMSDSRSEHLCAALVESARGEAWRLERILLDLAPYIGVEAPAPLPRTFVAFFFRALYAAQAFNTAQQLAQSLPQFAPRLAPCFTSADAESLLLHMAETAMAEAPAIDLSHATLVRAAACLSAAPPTPPVARLRNRLTVLGQLAKYRLPCMHEPKKPLTPAELDAMPDKLVIFARLLALHSGAYRAPHIHDLGRALAFWCAEPKPSEKLVRVRIGAMLAEAAAAAGDMRAAQGHCDVLAKQGRGRDEDGSLREARDIAWRTCLQLAKHPAWEDARPRAMVLGHALALAPPAQLPRVLDVAHTVAPGVAPGVPSQNTPAFSRLLARPRSPPSRAAQLLDGVGSGPSTPHAGDAASRARSLFDTLGSPPQGSPHQAPLLPSTAALRDAVETTVSRGMGWWMGGDARR, encoded by the coding sequence atggcgcgcgttgtggagcgcgcaaacgacgcaCATACGCCGATGGACGGCGCatgcgagcggcgcgcactgctGAGCGCACtgcccgcgccgcccgagcACGTTGAGGCGATGCTGCACGCGATTGACGATCCGTGGTGGGTCGCCGCGGCGACGCTtgcggcagtgcgcgcggcgcgcacgacgtggaaggcgcgcgatgccgtgCGCATCCTTTCCCATGTCGCcgagcgcacggccgcaTTTGATGACGAGATCAAGGACGTGCTCCGCAAAGATGCGACCGTCCGCGGCGTAGACGCATGGCTCGCGGCGGAGCCCACAAggctgccgcgcacgctcctgcgccgccagctGTGGCTCATGCAGTGGCTGCTGTGCATTcccatcgcgcgcgagaagAGTGCGTATATAGACGCGGATATGGCATCCCTTgccggcacgccgctcctcacgcacgcgcaaaaTTTGTGCCTTGCGGGaaatgcgcgtgcgctgcgcgcgctgctaggcgcgcatgtatgtgtcgcacgcgcgctctTTCCCCACCGCTTTTCCCTTCTGCACGCACTGCTTACCGCCGGCGGCGTGTGGGCGCACGAGCTGGCCGCATTGCGCCTCCTGCCCGGCACGCGGATGCCCGTAGAAGATTgcgagagcggcgcgtggatgGACGGCATCGCTGTCGGCGCCACGTCGCGtatgggcggcgctgcgtcctGGGTCGAGCATCCCGCGgtcgtcgaggcgctcagCGTCAAAGGGCTTGCCgcgatgccgccgccgccaccgccgccgccgagcgcgctgAGCGCTTGGTACGCCGCGGTGATCTCCGAGCTGGAGTCCACGTGGGGCTTGGTGGACCGCGCCTTGTCCCTCGCACACGCGGGGGTGCGCCTGAGTCTTGTATCGCTCAAAGGCGCCGCCAGCGAGCTGCAGTTCTTGGACATGCTCGTGTACGGCACGCCAAGCACAACGCGCTGGAGCATCGATCgactgcacggcgcgcacgcacaagacATTATGGTCGTCATCGCGAAGCAGCCCatggctgcggcgcacgtcgtcggcgtgctgcgcgaagctGTAGCGCCGTTTCTGCGTACCGGCACGTATGCCGATCCTGTACAGTTTCACAACGAGCCGGACATTGCGATCCCAATGCTCCTCGCGCTGTTGGACAGCGCACCCGCCGtttctttttcgcgcgtcCTCGAGATtctcgccgctgcgctcgagacggACTGGGTGGCCAGTGCAGacgcacgagcgcggcttgcgcttgccgtgctcggcgcgtgtCCTGCTGCTGACGCGGCGAGCTACGAAGCGATGCACGCCGTGGGCCGTGCGGTGGCCGCAGATGCCGAAAGCGATACGCttgccgccgtgctcgagcacatcctcgagcacgatgcgccgggTGTGCGCGCCCTCTGGACAGACCTCGCGCCtgcaagcgacgcagccATACGCAAGACGCTCGCGATGGCAGCAcggctcgtcgcgcttggccgcgcactgcttgcgcatGGGTTTGCACGGGCGCCGCGGTATTATGCAGGCATGTCGgactcgcgcagcgagcacTTGTGTGCCGCATTGGTAGAAAGCGCGCGTGGAGAAGCGTGGCGGCTCGAGCGGATTTTGCTGGACCTTGCGCCGTACATCGGCGTCgaggcgccggcgccgctccCACGCACCTTTGTCGCCTTCTTCTTTCGCGCACTGTACGCCGCACAGGCATTCAACACTGCCCAGCAGCTCGCCCAGTCGCTTCCAcagtttgcgccgcgccttgcgccgtgctttACGTctgccgacgccgagtcGCTCCTGCTGCACATGGCCGAAACAGCCATGGCAGAAGCGCCTGCGATCGATCTCTCACACGCCACGCTTGTacgcgctgcggcatgcctctccgctgcgccgccaacgCCGCCAGTCGCACGCCTCCGGAATCGGCTCACGGTGCTGGGGCAGCTGGCCAAGTACAGACTCCCGTGCATGCACGAGCCCAAAAAGCCATTAACGCCCGCAGAGCTCGACGCGATGCCGGACAAGCTCGTGAtcttcgcgcgcttgcttgCACTCCATAGCGGCGCTtaccgcgcgccgcacatccACGATCTTGgccgcgcgctggcttTTTGGTGCGCAGAGCCCAAGCCCAGCGAGAAACTCGtccgcgtgcgcatcggcgcgaTGCTCGCCGAggccgcggccgccgcgggagatatgcgcgccgcacaaggGCACTGCGATGTGCTCGCAAAGCAGGGGCGTGGGCGCGACGAAGACGGTTctttgcgcgaggcgcgcgataTCGCGTGGCGTACTTGCTTGCAGCTGGCCAAGCACCCCGCGTGGGAAGATGcgcggccgcgcgccatggtgctggggcatgcgcttgcattAGCGCCGCCGGCACAGCTGCCTCGTGTACTGGATGTCGCACATACCGTCGCGCCTGGTGTCGCGCCTGGTGTGCCCTCACAAAACACGCCGGCATTTTCGCGGCTCCTTGCGCGGCCGCGTTCCCCGCCGagtcgcgcggcacaaCTGCTGGATGGGGTGGGCAGCGGGCCGAGCACACCGCATGCTGGTGATGCGGCGAGTAGAGCACGCAGCTTGTTTGATACACTGGGCTCGCCGCCCCAGGGCTCGCCGCACCAAGCACCGCTGCTCCCATCCACGGCAGCGCTTCGTGATGCTGTAGAAACCACCGTCTCACGTGGAATGGGATGGTGGATGGGCGGGGACGCGCGGCGGTGA
- a CDS encoding uncharacterized protein (TransMembrane:1 (o22-43i); COG:I; EggNog:ENOG503NWCM) has protein sequence MLESLSKLGHVGPTLLHRFEKLGPVAVTAVAVFGSVALLAALYRPFREVLVFSYNCFLQPLGKTSNQAERLDRFYEHQAGVYDATRTGLLRGRKTMLKLCAAEMRKVRATHPQKKLVWADIGGGTGWNIEVMSQYMPLAEFDQIYLIDLCEPLLEIARKRFARMGLTNVQVLCQNAKEFTLPGLAPGQKVDLFTCSYSISMMPPFYAVLDRINALLDSVTGVFGVADFYVSSAESTSDQSTLVGGSVRRQCHWLNGWFWRNWFSLDHIELHPARRDYLEHKFGTIKCFNGRNNFIVPYLVRIPYYIWLGVSRERDTSKSVQAFEVEAGNKVVVLPSFPDVARTRFQMEPGQKDAQTPQKDFAVQWPRSSFHYQDKQWRLPFVDDRFSDMFRTWIYGFTWEDPKVDIEFLDMGPQDSILCITSAGDNALHYACTARPHRIHAVDMNPCQGHLLELKLACIASLDYDTFWNMFGHGKIDNFPDLLDGVISPYLSSHAYQFWRMNNSSFDRAFYFRGYSGHALRLAKIAFRLMGVRKDVDRMCTTDTLEEQKKMWDTKVRKTIINETLIRLFLSNPAFLWNALGVPVNQINIFKEEGSVQQFAIDTLDPIPSRALLSNDNYHYRLCLMGNYTKESCPLYLKKKAFEQLKADNSAALDSFRLHTDSIVNVLRGLQDHSLTRAILMDHMDWFDPIPPSRPLPSLEHARDDNEKSISDLDREVVELARVISPGGAVFWRSAAKHPWYAQRFEAGGFRVTPLQIRGTDRAIDNVNMYASFYKAERVQ, from the coding sequence ATGCTTGAGAGTCTTTCGAAACTTGGCCATGTTGGCCCCACCCTGCTGCACCGCTTCGAAAAGCTGGGACCAGTGGCCGTGACGGCCGTGGCCGTTTTTGGCTCGGTCGCgttgctcgccgcgctaTACCGCCCATTCCGCGAAGTGCTCGTCTTTAGCTACAACTGTTTTCTGCAGCCACTCGGCAAGACGTCGAACCAGGCTGAGCGCCTGGACCGCTTCTACGAACACCAGGCGGGGGTGTACGATGCAACACGCACGGGTCTCTTGCGCGGCCGCAAGACGATGCTGAAGCTGTGCGCTGCCGAGATGCGCAAAGTCCGTGCGACGCACCCCCAGAAAAAGCTTGTGTGGGCTGATATCGGCGGTGGTACCGGCTGGAACATCGAGGTGATGAGCCAGTACATGCCCCTTGCGGAATTTGATCAAATTTACCTCATCGACCTGTGCGAGCCCTTGCTcgagattgcgcgcaagcgttttgcacgcatgggTCTGACCAACGTGCAAGTGCTGTGCCAGAACGCGAAAGAGTTTACGCTGCCGGGGCTGGCACCCGGGCAGAAAGTGGACCTGTTCACCTGCTCCTACTCGATCTCGATGATGCCGCCGTTTTATGCCGTGCTCGACCGCATCAACGCATTGCTCGACTCGGTCACGGGTGTGTTTGGCGTAGCAGACTTTTACGTCTCGAGCGCCGAGTCGACCTCGGACCAGAGCACGCTGGTAGGTGgctcggtgcgccgccagTGCCACTGGCTCAACGGCTGGTTCTGGCGCAACTGGTTCTCGCTGGACCACATTGAGCTGCATcccgcgcgccgcgactaCCTCGAGCACAAGTTCGGCACGATCAAGTGCTTCAATGGCCGCAACAACTTCATCGTTCCCTACCTCGTCCGTATTCCGTACTACATCTGGCTCGGCGTGTCGCGTGAGCGCGACACGAGCAAGTCGGTCCAGGCATTCGAAGTCGAGGCGGGAAACAAGGTCGTCGTTCTCCCGTCCTTCCCTgacgttgcgcgcacgcggtTCCAAATGGAGCCCGGccaaaaagacgcgcaaaCCCCGCAAAAGGACTTTGCCGTGCAGtggccgcgcagctcgttTCACTACCAGGACAAGCAGTGGCGCCTCCCGTTTGTGGACGACCGCTTCAGCGACATGTTCCGCACGTGGATCTATGGGTTCACCTGGGAGGACCCCAAGGTGGACATTGAGTTCCTCGACATGGGCCCCCAAGACTCGATTTTGTGCATCACAAGTGCAGGGGACAATGCACTCCACTATGCATGCACCGCCAGGCCCCACAGGATCCACGCCGTGGACATGAACCCCTGCCAGGGCCATTTGCTCGAGCTCAAGCTCGCCTGTATTGCCTCGCTCGACTACGACACGTTTTGGAACATGTTTGGCCACGGCAAGATTGACAACTTTCCCGACCTGCTCGATGGTGTCATCTCGCCGTACCTCTCTTCGCATGCGTACCAGTTCTGGCGCATGAACAATAGCTCGTTTGACCGCGCGTTTTACTTCCGTGGCTACTCGGGCCATGCTTTGCGCCTCGCCAAAATCGCGTTCAGGCTCatgggcgtgcgcaaagacgTGGACAGAATGTGCACGACCGACACGCTCGAAGAGCAGAAGAAAATGTGGGACACCAAAGTGCGCAAGACGATTATTAACGAGACCTTGATCCGCCTCTTTTTGTCCAACCCCGCCTTTCTTTGGaacgcgctcggcgtccCGGTCAACCAAATCAACATTTTTAAGGAGGAGGGAAGTGTCCAGCAGTTTGCCATCGACACGCTCGATCCGATCCCCAGCCGCGCCCTGCTTTCCAATGACAACTACCACTACCGCCTTTGCCTCATGGGCAACTACACGAAAGAGAGCTGCCCATTGTACCTCAAAAAGAAGGCGTTCGAACAGCTCAAGGCCGAcaacagcgccgcgctcgactcCTTCCGCCTGCACACGGACTCGATCGTGAATGTGCTCCGTGGACTGCAGGACCACAGCTTGACCCGTGCGATTCTCATGGACCACATGGACTGGTTCGACCCCATCCCCCCTTCGAGGCCGCTGCCTtcgctcgagcatgcgcgtgACGACAATGAAAAGTCAATTTCTGACTTGGACCGCGAGGTGgtcgagcttgcgcgcgtcatCAGCcccggcggcgccgtctTTTGGCGCAGTGCTGCCAAGCATCCTTGGTACGCACAGCGCTTCGAGGCAGGTGGATTCCGCGTCACGCCTCTGCAAATTCGCGGTACGGATCGTGCGATTGATAACGTCAACATGTATGCTTCGTTCTACAAggccgagcgtgtgcaATAG